GGCCCTTTTCTGGAGCCGGACCGTCTGAGGGAAGGAGGCGTCGGCGTGCAGCTGCAGGTAGGAGATGGAAACCCTCGTGGGCCTTGTGTGCAGAGCCCCGGGGCTGCTTCTGAGCACGGGGGAGGTGTGTGTCCGTCTCCCTTCGACGTCTTCCCCGGAGGGCAAGGTTGTGGGCCCAGCGCCGCTGGTGCGGATGCCCTTCGGGGACCCTCTGTCCCTGAGGGGCCGTCGCCGGCGCTTGGGCGTCCCCAGCGGGGTGACTTGGCTCCTGGGTCAGCAGGGCTGACGCCTGGCCAGAAAGGCGCCCTGAGTTGGAAGGGgccgtgggggtgggggctgggcttcAGAACCTGGGGAACACCTGCTACGTGAATGCGGCGCTGCAGTGTCTGAGCCACACGCCGCCCCTGGCCAGCTGGATGGTGTCCCAGCAGCACGCCACCCTCTGTGCGGCCCGCAGCGCCTGCACGCTCTGTGCCATGCGAGCTCACGTGACCCGAGCCCTCCTTCACGCGGGAGAGGTGATCCGGCCCCGCAAGGACCTGCTGGCGGGCTTCCACAGACACCAGCACGAAGATGCCCACGAGTTTCTGATGTTCACTCTGAATGCCATGCAGCAAGGGTGCTTGAGTGCATCCCAGCCGTCGGGCCATGCCTCCGAGGACACCACCGTCATCCGTCAGATCTTCGGCGGGACCTGGAGGTCTCAGATCCAGTGTCTCCGCTGCCTCGGTGTCTCGGACACGTTCGACCCTTATCTGGACATCAGCCTGGATATCACGGCGGCTCAGAGTGtggagcaagctctgagagagcTGGTGAAGCCCGAGAAGCTGGACGCGGACAATGCCTATGACTGTGGCGTCTGTCTCCGGAAGGTGCCTGCCACCAAGAGGTTGACTTTGCACAGCACCTCCCAGGTCCTGGTGCTGGTGCTGAAGCGGTTCACACCGGTGAGCGGCCAAAAGGGCTCAGGAGGTGCGCTATCCCCAGTGCCT
The window above is part of the Bos javanicus breed banteng chromosome 2, ARS-OSU_banteng_1.0, whole genome shotgun sequence genome. Proteins encoded here:
- the LOC133256470 gene encoding LOW QUALITY PROTEIN: ubiquitin carboxyl-terminal hydrolase 17-like protein 6 (The sequence of the model RefSeq protein was modified relative to this genomic sequence to represent the inferred CDS: inserted 2 bases in 1 codon); this translates as MARAASAKPPRPEGRGPGPFLEPDRLREGGVGVQLQLGSWVSRADAWPERRPELEGAVGVGAGLQNLGNTCYVNAALQCLSHTPPLASWMVSQQHATLCAARSACTLCAMRAHVTRALLHAGEVIRPRKDLLAGFHRHQHEDAHEFLMFTLNAMQQGCLSASQPSGHASEDTTVIRQIFGGTWRSQIQCLRCLGVSDTFDPYLDISLDITAAQSVEQALRELVKPEKLDADNAYDCGVCLRKVPATKRLTLHSTSQVLVLVLKRFTPVSGQKXAQEVRYPQCLDLQPYTSERKAGPRGYVLYAVLVHSGWSCERGHYFCYVRAGNGQWYKMDDAKVTACDETAALSQSAYVLFYAREGAFEGGAGGGAAAAVGADPTDPGQPAGDASGRAPGPEESPGDTEVEGMSLEQWRRLQEHSRPKAALELRKVPSALPAGAVVIHQSKHGGGRNRTPPQQEHERLDRPSTDTPPPGPRNVGNGPCASGRARATKGKNKKPRPSLGLWR